The region ATCTGCGGCTGCGCGATTGGCACGATCAAGAGCCGCGTCGGGCGGGCACGCGTCGCGCTTACTTCTATGATGGAAGAAGGCTCCATCCCGCAACGTTCGCTTGACGACGCAGGTGCGCATCCCGCGATCCTGCAGGAACTCAAGTCCGTCGCGAATAAAAGTGAAGAGATCGCCGAAAGCTAGCCATAGCCAGCTCTCGGCGAAGCTGCTCAATCAATCAGTTGGGATAGACCCACGCAGTTCCCCGCGCGAAATTATCAGAAGCGAAGCCCCAGTTAAGCTTTCCTTCAACAACCGCATCAAGATAGACCGGACGCTTGTTCTGATGGTCAAGATAATATGCGTGTTCCCATACATCGATAGTCAGCAGCGGGTTGAAAGCGCTATCCGCCAAAGTGTCGCTATCGTGCGTTTCTTCGATCGAAAGAACACCATTTTTCTCAGCCAGCCACACCCAGCCGCTTGCGAAATGGCCTGCGCCGCGTGACTTGAGTTGCTCCTTCAAAGCATCAAGCGAACCGAACGCTTCATCAATCTTCGCAGCCAGTTCGCCTGATGGTGCGCCGCCATCCGGGCTAAGTGAATGCCAATAGAAAGCGTGAGTCCAACTTTGCGCGGCATTGTTGAACAGGCCCTGATTGCTGCCACGTGCTGCGGCAATTACATCGGACATCGGCTTGCCATCAAGCTCGGTGCCGTCAATTGCGGCGTTCATTTTGTCGACATAGGCTTGATGGTGCTTGGCATGATGAAAGCTCAACGTATGCGCCGAGATAGCTGGTTCAAGCGCGGTATCAGCGTATGGAAGGGGGGTAAGGGCGAATGCCATAATAGCTCCGTTTCATTCAAAATTCTGTTTGGTTACAAGTGAATAACGCACGAAACCGATATGGGTTGCACAACTCGGCTTGCAAGGAATGCAAACGGTCGCAGTGAGCTTCGGGCTAGTCTTCCTGAATGCGATCGACCGCGCTGGTGACCGCCACATTCATCGTCACATTGCCTAGTGTACGCATGATATCCGGCAGCATTTCAACTGCAACCAGCAACGCCAGTGGCTCCACCGGCACACCCATCGCAATGGCGATTGGTCCGATGGAAACAACAAAGCTGATCGATCCGGGCAGGCTGACCGAGCCAATGCTGATAATGATCGCCACTCCAATTCCCCCCGCCAAGAGCGTTGGAGAAATCTCGACCCCAGAAAGATGCGCGACGTAAATCGCAACCGCCAGATTCATCGCAGGGCTCGTGGCACGGAAGATCGCAACAGCCAGCGGCAATACAAACTCTGAAGTGCTTTGGCGCAGACCCAGTCTGCCAGAGCTGTCGAGCATGGCCGGCAGGCTGGCGAGCGAGCTTTGCGTCGAAACAGCTACCGCCTGTGCCGGAAGTACGGCCTTCGCAAATCGCCATGGCGAAACTCCGCCCAGCACACACGCAAGAATGTATGCGCCGATCAGCACGAAGCCGCCCATTGCGCTTACAACAATGATGTAGTGACCCAGTGCAGCGAATGCCCCTCCGCCAGCGCGTGCCGCTACGCCTAAAGCCAAGGCAAACACGCCAATAGGGGCCAGCCACAAGACCCAACCAATTATCTGGAGCATCGCATTGGCAAGCGCATGAAAGAAATTAAGCAGCGTCTCGCTCTGCTTCTCAGGCAACTGGGTGATCGCAACCGCGAACAGCGCAAAGAATATCGTCAGAGGAAGCATCGCTGTTTCCGCAGCGGCGGCAACGATATTCGGTGCAACGAGTGATGCTAGAAAATCCGATAGCTCAGGTACCTGCTGCGCTTCCTGGGGCGTCTCGGCAAGGAATGCCGATGCGGATTCGGGAACAGGGACCATTGTGAGAAGCCACGGCAATAGGGCCGCCGTTATTACGCCGCCTGCAACCAACACCCCAAATACTAACAGCAACATTCGTCGAGCCGCCGCACTCGCCTTCGCAGCCGAAGCCAGCTGCACAATCCCCAGCACCAGCAAGGCAGCCACCAAGGGAATAATCGTCATTTGAAGTGCGCGCAGCCACAGCGTGCCTACCGGCCGCGTCCATTCGACAACATTGTCAATAAACGTGGTCCCTGAAAGAAACATGCCGGCAAGTAGACCGCCGACCAGCCCAGCAAATGTCCATGCCACAGGCAGTTTGATTGTCGACAATTCGAAGCGAGTTTGCGTGCCGTCCGTCAAATTATGTCATCCCTGCTCTTCCCTTCGCGCGATAACCACGCCAAAGGCGAGAGGCAAATATTGCTACACGGATAACAGGCAAACAAGGCGGAGATGCACAACAGATGGGACGAAAGTTCTTCGGCACAGACGGCATTAGGGGACGAACGAACCAGGGGGCGATGACCGCGGCGATGGTCATGCGCGTCGCACAGTCCGCAGGCGCCCACTTCGCCCGCGGAGAACACCGACATCGCGTCGTCATCGGAAAAGACACTCGCCTGTCCGGATATATGATGGAAAACGCGCTGGTCGCCGGATTCACGAGTGTTGGCGTCGATGTCATTATGACCGGCCCCTTGCCCACGCCGGCGATCGCGCTTCTTACTCGCGAAATGCGGGCGGATATGGGCGTCATGATCTCTGCCAGCCACAACCGCTATGAAGACAATGGCATTAAGCTGTTCGGCCCCGACGGCTTCAAATTGTCGGATGAAGATGAAATCGCCATTGAAGCGCTGCTCGAGGGTGAACCGCAGCTGGTTCCGCCAGCCGAAATCGGTCGTGCCCGCCGTATCGATGATGCTGCCGGCCGCTACATTCATGCGGTTAAACAGTCGATTGCCGCGGATATCCGGTTCAATGGCCTTAAAGTCGTAATCGATTGCGCGCATGGCGCGGCCTACAAGGTCGCACCGACCGCGATCTGGGAATTGGGTGCTGATGTCATCACGCTAGGTGTGAAGCCCGACGGGCTCAACATCAATGACGGAGTAGGATCGACAGCGGTCGGCGTGCTCAAGGCAAAGGTCGTCGCGGAAGGCGCTGATATCGGGATAGCGCTCGACGGCGATGCAGACAGATTGATCGTTGTCGACGAAAAAGGTCAAACGGTCGATGGCGACCAGTTGATGGCGTTGATCGCGACGCGGATGCAAGAGAAGGGCAACCTGCGTGGTGGTGGGGTGGTATCCACTGTGATGTCGAACCTCGGGTTAGAGCGCTATTTGCAAGGCATAGGTCTATCGCTGGAACGCACCAAAGTCGGTGACCGCTATGTTCTGGAGCGTATGAAGGAAGGCGGCTTCAATCTAGGCGGCGAGCAGTCGGGACATATGATATTGCTCGACCATGCAACAACCGGAGATGGAACTATCGCTGCGTTGCGGGTTCTCGCCGGTCTCGTGCGGACAGGCAAACCTGCCAGCGAGCTGTTTCATCTCTTCGATCCTGTGCCGCAATTGCTCCAGAATGTCCGCTACGAAGGCACGTCTCCACTGGCCAATGCCAACGTCCAATCGGTTATCGCAGACGCCGAAGCGGAACTCGCCGGCAAAGGACGCGTAGTGATCCGTCTTTCCGGAACAGAGCCGGTTATCCGGGTGATGGCCGAGGGCGATGACGCAGCGCAGGTAGAAGAGGTGGTCGACCGTATCTGTGACGCTGTGAGGAATGCAATCTGATGCTGGAAATGCGGCCTGATTGCGAACACTGCGGTACGGATTTGCTTGCAGAGGCGCCTGGCGCGTTCATTTGCAGCTTTGAATGCACCTTTTGTGCAGAATGCGCGGAACACCTGGATGATGTCTGTCCAAATTGCGGCGGAGAGCTGATGGATCGGCCAACCCGCACCAAGAAACTGCAAGAGAAATTCCCCCCTTCAAGCGAGCGGAAATTCGCCGGATGAGCACGGCCAGCCCTCCTCGCATCCTCAGCATAGCTGGATCGGATTCCTCCGGCGGCGCAGGGATCCAGGCGGATATCAAGACAATCACCATGCTCGGCGGCTATGCGATGACGGCTGTTACAGCCGCGACTGCGCAAAACACCATTGGTGTTCAGGCTATTGCCCCTATGGGCGGTGCCTTTGTCGGCCAGCAGATCGCGAGCTGCGTAGAGGATATCGGCGTCGACGCAGTCAAGATCGGCATGCTTCATGACCGCGATATCATCGAGCATGTTGCCAAAGAGCTCGATAGGCTTCCCCAAGGCACACCGATCGTGCTCGACCCGGTGATGATCGCGACATCGGGTTCACCATTGATCGCGCCGGATGCTATGGCATCGATTGAAGATCTGCTCTTCTCCCGCGCCACTCTGCTCACTCCGAACCTGCCCGAGCTAGAGCATATGGCTGAACGCGAATTGCGCGATACCGGCCTGATGGAAAGCGCTGCGGCTGAGCTTGCGCGCAGCTATGACACCTATGTTCTTGCAAAGGGCGGACATTCGAGCGCAAACCAGGTCATCGATCTGCTTGTGGCTCCTGATGGCAGAGCACTGCAATACAGCCACACACGTATCGACACGCCTCATACTCATGGCACAGGGTGCACACTGTCGGCAGCAATCGCGACATTGCTGGGGCATGGCCAACCGCTTGATCATGCGATCACGCTTGCGCGCAATTTCGTCTACCGGGCGATAGAAGCTGCACCCGGGTTTGGATCCGGCAATGGTCCGCTTGGCCACCAATTGGCCACCAAGCAGTCAGAAGCTTAAGCTAGCGAGCACCCCTACCGGGTAAGCTCGTAAAACTCTGCGATGTGGTTCCACGCATCCTCATAGTCCTCGCACCATTTGAAGAGCTCGAGGTCCTTTTTGGCGATCGTACCTTCTTCCGCAATCGCTTCGAAATTGACAACCCGCTGCCAGAAATGCTTGCCAAACAGCAGGATCGGGATCGGTTTCATCTTGCCGGTCTGGATGAGTGTAAGCAGTTCGAAGAATTCGTCGAATGTGCCAAAGCCGCCGGGGAAGACCGCCACGGCACGCGCCCGAAGCAGGAAGTGCATCTTGCGCAACGCAAAATAATGGAAGTTCAGCGACAGGTATGGCGTCACGTAAGAGTTCGGCGCTTGCTCATGCGGTAGCACGATATTGAGCCCGATCGATTCAGCGCCAGCATCGCTCGCGCCGCGATTGGCCGCCTCCATGATCGATGGGCCACCACCCGAACATACGACGAATTGCCGCAACCCGTCTTCAATGATGGCTTTTTCCGAAGCCAATCGTGCAAGCTTATAGGCCTGATCGTAATACATTGCCTTCTCGGCAAGGCGCTTCGCGACCAATTGCTCATACTCAGTGCCGTTGGCGGCGGCATCAACCTTTGCCTGCGCAGTTTCAGGCGAAGGAATACGCGCTGAACCATACATCACCAGTGTGGAGCCAACACGCGCTTCATCAAGCAGCATTTCCGGCTTTTGCAATTCCAGCTGAAATCGCACAGGGCGCAATTCATCGCGCAGCAGGAAGTCTGTGTCGCGAAAGGCCAGCTTGTAAGCGGGATGCTCGGTTTGCGGGGTTTGGTCAGGGCAGTTCTCAGTGAACAGCGCTTCTTCATTGGCAGGATAGAATTTGCGTCCCGCCAGCTCATGGTCATTCTGTCCATCTGTCATTGCCATGCGAATAGGCTTGGCGGGAATACGGAGCAAGGAACTTTGTGTTCCATGCACAATTGCAGCCGGGCAATATGCCGCATATGCTGGCTGAGAGGGGAGAAGGATACATGGCGGCATTCCCGTCACATCCCGACGACATAACGCCGGAATGGCTGACTGATCGCTTGCACAAAGCTGGGTTGCTGCAACGCGGCAATGTCATCGGCTTTCGCTGGGAGCCGATCGGAACAGGGCAGGTCGGCGATAGCGCCAGGATTAGCTTGAACTATGATCAGGCCGGCGCAGGCCCAGCGACGGTCGCCGGCAAGTTTCCGGCCGCAAATCCAACCAGCCGCGGCACGGCCGCGATGATGGGCCTCTACGCCAAGGAAGTCCGGTTTTACCGCGACCTGGCTCAGCAACTCGATGTGCGGGTTCCCGCCACCTACGCTGCTGAAGTCAATGATGATGGAAGCAGCTTTGTGCTTCTTTTCGAAGACCTAGAGCCTGAAAAAGGAGGCAATCAGCTCGATAGCTGCTCTTTCGACGAAGCGTGTCATGCAATCCGTCAAGCCGCCGCTTTGCACGCCCCTTCGTGGAAGAATGCCGCCATCCTGTCTCTCGATTGGCTCCAACCGCAAGAGGCCGTAACTTCGCAAATCCGCGCTCTCTATCCGCAAGCGCAGGCGGTATTCGCCGAACGTTATGCCGATGCGCTTGAACCGGAATTCATGGCGGTCTGCTCAGATCTTGCGGCAAGCGATACATGGCTGTTGCGCAATCACCCGAAAGTCAGCCTGGTGCATGGCGATTTCAGACTCGATAACATGCTGTTCGGTATTGGCAGCGGCGCGGAGCCGATTGCGATTCTCGACTGGCAAACTTTGTCGCTTGGCCATCCCATGACCGATATCGGCTACTTCATGGGCTGCGGGATCGGGAACAAACTGCGACAAAGATATGAAGCTGAACTGCTCGACCTGTACTGCTCTGAAATGACCGCGCGCGGCGTTCCGCTCAGGCACGATGACATTTGGCGCGACTATGTGATCGGCGCATTGCACGGCGTGTCGACAGCAGTGTTCAGCGCCGCCTTTGTTGAGCGCACGGAACGCGGAGACGCCAATTTCCTGTCCATGGTACGCGGAGCCTGCGCGCTCGCGCTTGAGCATGGTAGTCTCAAAATGTTGAAGGAGAATTGATCGATGGCACTTAGCAAGGGCGATGAATTTCCCATCCACCAAACGCCGGAACCTGTCGCATATGCCGGCACCGACCGTAATTTCTACGATCGTTACTTCTTTAACGGTTATGCCTCTGACGGGAGCGGATTCTTTGCGCTAGCTTTCGGTGTCTACCCTCATCTCGACGTAGCGGACGCGCATTTCAGCTTTATCCGGGGTAGCACACAATACTGCCTCCATGCGAGCTGTGAGCTGGGCATGGAACGGATGGCGATGAAAGTCGGCCCGATTTCAATCGAAGTGGTCGAACCCTTGCATCAGCTCAAAGTCACGATTGAGGAAACCGACGGCATTGCGGGAGAATTCACCTTCACCGGGCTCTCCTTCCCGATCGAGGAGCCGCGCTTTACGCACCGGATCGGACCGCGCGCTTTCATGGACTACACCCGAATGACGCAAAACGGACACTACGAAGGGTGGATATCGCTGGATGGTGTTCGCGAAGAAATGGCCGAAGGGACTTGCGGCACGCGTGACCGGAGCTGGGGTGTAAGGCCCGTTGGCGCGCGCGACATGCAGCCTATGCCGGGCGCACCCACGCCAGCATTCTTCTGGCAATGGACACCAATCAATTTTGCGGACGGCAGTCTGTTTTTCCACGTCAACAATGATGAACATGGCGAAGCGTGGAACACACGCGCGGCATGGGCGCCTGTCCGGGCCGATGCCGCTGATATCGCCGAAGGTGACGGATCGATGCGCACCCGTTTGGAAGCTGGCACGCGCTGGCCGAATGGAGGCACGCTTTCATTGGCTGTGCCAGGCGCACCCGAACAATTGACCTTTGAGCCGATCGGCAGGTTCCAGATGAAAGGGCTGGGCTACACTCACCCGGAATGGAACCACGGTCTGCACCACGGGATGCTCAAGGTTGCGCGAGAAGATATCGACCTGGCCAATATCGATCCGCTTCAGCCCGAGAACCTGCATGTACAAGTGATCGTGCAAGCAATTACGCCCGAGAAGAATGGCATCGGCATCTTCGAACAGCTGATCATTGGCCCGTTCAGCCCGCTTGGGCTGACCGGCCTGCTGGATCCGGCATCAGGCTGACATGAAGAAAATTGGATGCCCCGTGAGGATTCGAACCTCAATTGACGGAGTCAGAGTCCGTAGTCTTACCATTAGACGACGGGGCATCATCAGCGGCAGCAGAAGAACGTTATGCACCGCGAAGCGCCCGCGCATCTAGTTTCGCACCTGCCTTAGGTCAAGGCCAATAGAGCGCGGATTGCATGCTCAATGCTTGCCCGACGCCACCTCAATCGCTAGCTAAGGGGCAGGTCCCCGTGCGCGAAACGCGGCGGGAGGAAAGAAAGTATTGATTATGGCGGATTTCTCTCCGCCGGACGAACAAAATGGGGCAAGCCATCGCAAGGGCGGCAAGTCCGGCAAAGTAGCCGATTTTCGCTACAAACGCCCAGGTAAGCCCAAAAAAGACCGCGCTTTGCGCAAAGGTAATGCGCGTGCCGGCGCTGCATCGCGCAGCCAGACGCAACCGCGCGGCAAGAACCCGCCCAAGCAGCACAAAGGTCCGCCAAGGCCCTTCGTCTCGTCCGGCCCGCGCCCCGGGCAAGCCTATGCTGCTATCGATCTGGGCACGAATAATTGCCGGCTTCTGATCGCAAGACCCTCTGGTGAGGGGTTCACTGTCATCGACGCTTTCAGCCGTGTGGTTCGCCTTGGCGAAAATCTGGCAATGTCTGGCAAGCTGAGTGACGATGCGATGGATCGCACCGTCGCAGCGTTATACGTATGCGCGGACAAGCTGCGCCGCCGCAATGTCTATCTGGCGCGCTCGGTCGCAACGGAAGCTTGCAGACGTGCCTCCAACGGCGAAGCGTTTATTGAGCGAGTGCGCGAAGAAACCGGCATCGCGCTGGATATCATAAGCGCAGAGGAAGAGGCTCGCTTGGCAGTTCTAGGCTGTCAGATTCTGCTCGAGCAAGGACAAGGCCCGGCGATCATATTCGATATTGGTGGCGGCTCGACCGAATTGGTTTTGCTCGAACCCGGCAGCGGTGTGCTACAAATGGTCGATTGGCTCAGCGTGCCCTGGGGTGTCGTTTCGCTGACTGACACAGTCGGCAAAGTTGAAGGCGACGCGGAGCAACGTGCGGCTGTCTACGCAAAGATGCGCAGGGTTGTGCGTGAAAGTTTCTCTCATTTCGCCAAGCGGATCGGCCCTGCGGCAGAGCAAGGCGACCTGCGACTTCTCGGCACAAGTGGCACTGTGACAACGCTTGCCAGCCTGCACCTCAAGCTACCGCAGTATGACCGCAACGCCGTCGATGGCCTGATTGTGCCAGCGCAATCCATGCGCGGCATCACACAGATGCTGGCCAGCAAATCACCCGAAGATCGTGCGCAAGTGCCTTGCATCGGCAAGGACCGCTCAGAGCTTGTGGTGGCTGGCTGCGCTATCCTCGAAACGATCTTGGATATTTGGCCGGCAACACGGCTGGGCGTGGCAGACCGCGGAATTCGCGAGGGCATTTTGCGCAGTCTGATGGCGAACGAGCTGGCTCACCCTCACCCAATACATGAAGATCGGCCCAGTTGGCCCGCACGCGATCCAAACATGGGATATGACGCATGAGCCGCTCCGGGAAAGATCCTATCAAACGCGTTCGCAAAGCGAAGAAACGCACCGCGTCTTCGACCCGTTGGCTCGAGCGACAACTCAATGACCCTTACGTCAGGCAAGCCAAGGCGGACGGCTATCGCAGCCGCGCGGCATACAAGCTGATCGAGCTGGATGACAGGTTCGGATTGATCCGAGGCTCAACCCGTGTGGTAGACCTAGGCATCACGCCCGGTGGATGGAGCCAGGTGGTGCGCAAGCTTGCCCCCAAAGCAACAGTTGTCGGCATCGATCTGCTTGAGACTGAGCCGATCGAAGGCGTGACCATATTCCAGATGGATTTCATGGATGATGCCGCGCCCACCGCGCTGGAAGAGGCGCTGGGAGGGCCAGCTGATCTGGTGATGTCAGATATGGCTGCGAACACAGTCGGTCACAAACAGACCGATCACCTACGCACGATGGGCTTGGTTGAAGCGGCGGCATGGTTCGCGGTCGAGAACCTGACCGAAGGCGGGGCCTTTGTAGCAAAGGTTCTGGCAGGCGGTACAGATGATGACCTCCTCAAACTGTTGAAGAAGCACTTCAAATCGGTCAAGCATGCGAAACCGCCAGCAAGCCGCAAAGGATCATCCGAATGGTATGTGGTGGCGCAAAAGTTCAAGGGCCGCAGCGACTAACTCGCCACGGCCCCTAGAAATCTCTTTGAGTTTAAAGAGAGTTTTACTCGGCTGCGACGGCTTCGCCTTCAGCGGTTTCCTCAGCAGCAACTTCGCCGGCTGGATCTTCGCCTTCGCCACCATCTTCAGCGAGCACTTCCACATACTCAGGAACTGGCAGATTCGAGCCCATCGAGTTCATATACATGGCAACAGCCGCGCGATCTTCGATCTTGGGAAGCCCTGCAAAACTCATCTTCGTGCCATCGGCAAAACCGCGCGGATTCTTCAGCCACGCATCCATGGTTTCCCAGTTCCACGTACCGCCAACGCCGGCCAGCGCGTCACTATACGCATAGCCTGGTACATGATTACCGATCCCTGCGCCCATGACCGCATAAAGATTTGGGCCGATGCCGTTTGCGCCGCCCTGCTCAACAGTGTGGCAAGCCGCACATTTCGCAAAAACGCGTTCGCCAGCCGCAATCTGATCGTCGGTTGACATCATGCTAAGCGCCTGAGCCATTGTCATCTCAGCCGCTGCACCTGCACCTTCGACCTCTACGCCTTCAATCACATAACCCAGTGTCTCAGGGCGCTCACCCTTGAAATACTTGTAGCTCAGAGTTGAAGCGCCCAGCGCAATAATGCCTGCGAAGAGAACCCAGCCAGCGATTGTATTGAAACGATCATCCATGATGCGATGTAACCTGAAATTTGCTCTGCAATAAACGGTGGCCGCATTAGTCTCGCGCGCGCCGCTTAGCAAGACCGATCAAAGCACTATCTGTTGCAGCGTGTGCAATAGGCTTGCGGCGCGCGAGCCAGCGCGATAGGCGCAAGCGCGATGCAAAGCTTTCCTGCCCCTGCCATGGCGATGGTCGAGACCATGCAAGCCGCCGCGCAAGCAGAGCCAGAACGCGCCATCGCGTTTCAGGGCTCTCCAGGCGCCAATTCTCACCGTGCCGCGATGGAGGCATGCCCGGATCACTTGCCGCTGCCGTGCTTCAGCTTTGCTGATGCGCTGGAAACAGTAAAGGCAGGCAAAGCCGCATGCGCAATCATTCCGATCGAGAATTCTCAGCATGGACGCGTGGCTGACATTCACTTTCTTCTGCCCGAGTCCGGCCTGAAGATCGTCGGCGAATATTTTATGCCGATCCACCATGCGCTGATGGGAATCACCAAGGGCCCCTACACCGCCGCTTACAGCCACCCACAAGCACTGGGCCAATCGCGCCATTTCCTGCGCGAGCGCGGGATCGTACCATTGAGCCATGCCGATACGGCAGGTGCCGCAGCATTCGTCGCGGAGAAACAAGACCCCGACCTTTGCGCCATCGCGCCAGCGATCGCAGCGGAACTGTATGGTCTGGAGATTGCCGAGCACAATGTGGAAGATGCCGCCGATAACATGACACGCTTCGTCATTTGCGCGCGCGAAGCCGTCGACCCGGTCACGCTTGCCGACCAGGATGCAATCACAACCTTCGTTTTCGAAGTGAAGAACATCCCTGCCGCGCTTTACAAAGCGCTTGGAGGCTTCGCGACCAATGGCGTCAACATGACCAAACTGGAAAGCTATCAAAAGGGCACGAGCTTTTCCGCAACAATGTTCTACGCTGACATTATAGGTGCGCCGGGTGATCCGGCGGTCGACCGTGCGCTGGAAGAATTGGCTTTCCATTGCAAGGAATTGGCAATCCTTGGCAGCTACCGCCAAGCCCGCGCCCGCGGATAGAACGCCCCTACCGAAAAAAGCACTAGGAAAGGCAG is a window of Altererythrobacter rubellus DNA encoding:
- a CDS encoding DUF1272 domain-containing protein → MLEMRPDCEHCGTDLLAEAPGAFICSFECTFCAECAEHLDDVCPNCGGELMDRPTRTKKLQEKFPPSSERKFAG
- the glmM gene encoding phosphoglucosamine mutase, which gives rise to MGRKFFGTDGIRGRTNQGAMTAAMVMRVAQSAGAHFARGEHRHRVVIGKDTRLSGYMMENALVAGFTSVGVDVIMTGPLPTPAIALLTREMRADMGVMISASHNRYEDNGIKLFGPDGFKLSDEDEIAIEALLEGEPQLVPPAEIGRARRIDDAAGRYIHAVKQSIAADIRFNGLKVVIDCAHGAAYKVAPTAIWELGADVITLGVKPDGLNINDGVGSTAVGVLKAKVVAEGADIGIALDGDADRLIVVDEKGQTVDGDQLMALIATRMQEKGNLRGGGVVSTVMSNLGLERYLQGIGLSLERTKVGDRYVLERMKEGGFNLGGEQSGHMILLDHATTGDGTIAALRVLAGLVRTGKPASELFHLFDPVPQLLQNVRYEGTSPLANANVQSVIADAEAELAGKGRVVIRLSGTEPVIRVMAEGDDAAQVEEVVDRICDAVRNAI
- a CDS encoding phosphotransferase family protein codes for the protein MFHAQLQPGNMPHMLAERGEGYMAAFPSHPDDITPEWLTDRLHKAGLLQRGNVIGFRWEPIGTGQVGDSARISLNYDQAGAGPATVAGKFPAANPTSRGTAAMMGLYAKEVRFYRDLAQQLDVRVPATYAAEVNDDGSSFVLLFEDLEPEKGGNQLDSCSFDEACHAIRQAAALHAPSWKNAAILSLDWLQPQEAVTSQIRALYPQAQAVFAERYADALEPEFMAVCSDLAASDTWLLRNHPKVSLVHGDFRLDNMLFGIGSGAEPIAILDWQTLSLGHPMTDIGYFMGCGIGNKLRQRYEAELLDLYCSEMTARGVPLRHDDIWRDYVIGALHGVSTAVFSAAFVERTERGDANFLSMVRGACALALEHGSLKMLKEN
- a CDS encoding c-type cytochrome — protein: MDDRFNTIAGWVLFAGIIALGASTLSYKYFKGERPETLGYVIEGVEVEGAGAAAEMTMAQALSMMSTDDQIAAGERVFAKCAACHTVEQGGANGIGPNLYAVMGAGIGNHVPGYAYSDALAGVGGTWNWETMDAWLKNPRGFADGTKMSFAGLPKIEDRAAVAMYMNSMGSNLPVPEYVEVLAEDGGEGEDPAGEVAAEETAEGEAVAAE
- the thiD gene encoding bifunctional hydroxymethylpyrimidine kinase/phosphomethylpyrimidine kinase gives rise to the protein MSTASPPRILSIAGSDSSGGAGIQADIKTITMLGGYAMTAVTAATAQNTIGVQAIAPMGGAFVGQQIASCVEDIGVDAVKIGMLHDRDIIEHVAKELDRLPQGTPIVLDPVMIATSGSPLIAPDAMASIEDLLFSRATLLTPNLPELEHMAERELRDTGLMESAAAELARSYDTYVLAKGGHSSANQVIDLLVAPDGRALQYSHTRIDTPHTHGTGCTLSAAIATLLGHGQPLDHAITLARNFVYRAIEAAPGFGSGNGPLGHQLATKQSEA
- a CDS encoding dicarboxylate/amino acid:cation symporter; the protein is MSTIKLPVAWTFAGLVGGLLAGMFLSGTTFIDNVVEWTRPVGTLWLRALQMTIIPLVAALLVLGIVQLASAAKASAAARRMLLLVFGVLVAGGVITAALLPWLLTMVPVPESASAFLAETPQEAQQVPELSDFLASLVAPNIVAAAAETAMLPLTIFFALFAVAITQLPEKQSETLLNFFHALANAMLQIIGWVLWLAPIGVFALALGVAARAGGGAFAALGHYIIVVSAMGGFVLIGAYILACVLGGVSPWRFAKAVLPAQAVAVSTQSSLASLPAMLDSSGRLGLRQSTSEFVLPLAVAIFRATSPAMNLAVAIYVAHLSGVEISPTLLAGGIGVAIIISIGSVSLPGSISFVVSIGPIAIAMGVPVEPLALLVAVEMLPDIMRTLGNVTMNVAVTSAVDRIQED
- a CDS encoding RlmE family RNA methyltransferase; translation: MSRSGKDPIKRVRKAKKRTASSTRWLERQLNDPYVRQAKADGYRSRAAYKLIELDDRFGLIRGSTRVVDLGITPGGWSQVVRKLAPKATVVGIDLLETEPIEGVTIFQMDFMDDAAPTALEEALGGPADLVMSDMAANTVGHKQTDHLRTMGLVEAAAWFAVENLTEGGAFVAKVLAGGTDDDLLKLLKKHFKSVKHAKPPASRKGSSEWYVVAQKFKGRSD
- a CDS encoding Ppx/GppA phosphatase family protein — encoded protein: MADFSPPDEQNGASHRKGGKSGKVADFRYKRPGKPKKDRALRKGNARAGAASRSQTQPRGKNPPKQHKGPPRPFVSSGPRPGQAYAAIDLGTNNCRLLIARPSGEGFTVIDAFSRVVRLGENLAMSGKLSDDAMDRTVAALYVCADKLRRRNVYLARSVATEACRRASNGEAFIERVREETGIALDIISAEEEARLAVLGCQILLEQGQGPAIIFDIGGGSTELVLLEPGSGVLQMVDWLSVPWGVVSLTDTVGKVEGDAEQRAAVYAKMRRVVRESFSHFAKRIGPAAEQGDLRLLGTSGTVTTLASLHLKLPQYDRNAVDGLIVPAQSMRGITQMLASKSPEDRAQVPCIGKDRSELVVAGCAILETILDIWPATRLGVADRGIREGILRSLMANELAHPHPIHEDRPSWPARDPNMGYDA
- a CDS encoding superoxide dismutase, whose product is MAFALTPLPYADTALEPAISAHTLSFHHAKHHQAYVDKMNAAIDGTELDGKPMSDVIAAARGSNQGLFNNAAQSWTHAFYWHSLSPDGGAPSGELAAKIDEAFGSLDALKEQLKSRGAGHFASGWVWLAEKNGVLSIEETHDSDTLADSAFNPLLTIDVWEHAYYLDHQNKRPVYLDAVVEGKLNWGFASDNFARGTAWVYPN
- a CDS encoding LOG family protein, with amino-acid sequence MTDGQNDHELAGRKFYPANEEALFTENCPDQTPQTEHPAYKLAFRDTDFLLRDELRPVRFQLELQKPEMLLDEARVGSTLVMYGSARIPSPETAQAKVDAAANGTEYEQLVAKRLAEKAMYYDQAYKLARLASEKAIIEDGLRQFVVCSGGGPSIMEAANRGASDAGAESIGLNIVLPHEQAPNSYVTPYLSLNFHYFALRKMHFLLRARAVAVFPGGFGTFDEFFELLTLIQTGKMKPIPILLFGKHFWQRVVNFEAIAEEGTIAKKDLELFKWCEDYEDAWNHIAEFYELTR
- a CDS encoding prephenate dehydratase; translated protein: MQSFPAPAMAMVETMQAAAQAEPERAIAFQGSPGANSHRAAMEACPDHLPLPCFSFADALETVKAGKAACAIIPIENSQHGRVADIHFLLPESGLKIVGEYFMPIHHALMGITKGPYTAAYSHPQALGQSRHFLRERGIVPLSHADTAGAAAFVAEKQDPDLCAIAPAIAAELYGLEIAEHNVEDAADNMTRFVICAREAVDPVTLADQDAITTFVFEVKNIPAALYKALGGFATNGVNMTKLESYQKGTSFSATMFYADIIGAPGDPAVDRALEELAFHCKELAILGSYRQARARG